The segment ATATAATCAAACAGGTAATTTTTTAGATAGTAAATATTTCTTTAAATATTATGTTCAGGCACAAGTGCAACTTGCATGTACTGGCTTATCAAAATGCAACCTATTCTTTTTGATTGGTGATGAGCCTATTAATTGTGTTATAGAGAGGAATAATGGCGTTATAGGGATAGTGATGATTTATATTGCGGCATTGGATATGGAAGTTGGGCGTATTTGTAATATTATAAAGAATGATAAGTCTATTGATCTTGCAAATATTGACATAGAAAATTTAACTAATCATATAAAACTATTACTACAAGATAGTAAATATTATTCAGACTTATCAGAGTTAAATTATAAATATGAGTTTATAAGTTTTATCAATATTGTTACTTTAAATATTGGTGAAGAAGAGCGAGAACTTTTAGGGAAACATTTAGTTGATATTCAATCTAAGCAAACAGAAATAGATAGGAAAGATAAAGAGCATGCTAAAGAATTATATGCACTTACTAAACAAGATAAGGATGTTCTTAAAGATATATTTAGTAAGTTATCTATGGAGTTTTCGTTAACAGATAATATTGTTTATAGATTAGGAAAGAGTGTATTTGCGTTAAATTCAGGTAAACGTGCTATTAAAGATAGATTTAAGTTAATTACGGATCATTATGATTATTATGATATTAATGATATTAGTTCTCGTCGTAAGTTCTCTATATCTAATCCTGTATCTTCCACCCCATATGCAATTTAATGGGAGGTGGAGCAGATGATTATACATGTAATAATCTTTATTTTAATAATTTTATATCGTGTGTTAAAATTTATATGTAAGTGTTTAAGAAATATTATTAAAGAATATGTTTATGACTATAATACAACAAAAGAATACAATGAATATTTAGGTAACTTGTATTGTGATCTCCAAAGAATGGAGATCAGACGTAGGCTTTATGATGATGGGGGTTTTGATGTCTGACATTAATAACATCACATTATCAGGACGCTTAGTTAAAGATTCACTTTTATCTTATAGTAGTACAAATTTAGCTATACTAAATTTTTCTATAGCTAATAATATTAAAGTCAAAAGAGAAGGTGAGTGGAGAGATAATGCACAATTTTTAATTGTGTATTATTTGGTAGGCGAGCAAAAACTCTTATTCATTTTCTTAGTAAAGGTAAGCAAGTTGTTGTTCATGGATCTATGAGACATGAGTATTATAAGGATAAACATAGTGGAGTTGATAAAATTAAAAGCATTATTTTTGTAGATCAACTGAGATTGTTTGGTGCAGATAGTAAGCATTATAATCCTAAAGTTGATATTCCTCTTCCTGTTCCTCTTCCTGTTCCTGATTCTGCTTGTGAATTTAATCCTTTTATTTTGCCTTTTACTTTGATCAAAATACTTGTATATTTTATTTCTTAAATTTATATTTAAATACTATTTACTTTTTTTACTTATAGATTGAATATATTAGATGTTGCACATACTTTTTACCAGATCTTGAAATTTATTTAATTTATCGTTATCAATTTGATTATTGAAATATTGATTTATTGTTGTTTTGAATGTGTTTTTTGCTTCAGCCTTATCATTTGCACATGGTGTAATTTCATTGTGTATGTGATCAAGGATAGGCTTTATCTTAGATATGTCTATTTTTAAAAATTCATTAAAAGTAGATTCATTATTTAGAGCTTCTTTGAAAAATTCTAATGCTTTTTTTTGATCGTCACTTAATTTTTCTTTTAAAAGCGTTTCTTGATTTTTTTGTTTTTCTTTTAACTGTTCTTCAGTTAAATCCTTTTTATGTTTGTCTTCTTCATTTTTTGTATTGGAACTAGATTGTTTGCAATTGTTTAAAAATAAAATAATTATTAAAAATAATATATTGAGTTTATTCATCAATATCTCCTTTTTTGATTTAATGAATGTTTATTTATAGTCAACAATATAAATCATTATTTGCATATTATAATAAAATATAGCGTTTATATTAATTATTCGATAATAAGTATGTTTAATGAAAATATATAGCGATTGTTATGTTGTATAAATTACTTTGATTATTATTTGATTAGCAACTACTAAATCGTAGTTGTTAAATGTTTATTTATTTTTGATTAACAGTTTATTTTGTTACTAATTTTTAATATTTCCATAGTTCAAATAGATATTGATAGTCATGTTTATTTTGAAGTACGTGTTTCATTTTTTTGAAAATTTCTTCATTAGTATCGTAGTATTCTTTCGGAATCATGCTTATATGTAAAATATAAAAGAAAAGCATCTCGATACAACTAGTACCCCTAGTACAACTGTTACCATATAAGTCCTCGTTGTATGTATGTTCCTTTTTATATTCATCATTTTGATATTGATAATAAGCACCTTGTATATATTCTTTAGTATTTTGATGCTTATTACTTGCAAGTTTTTTTCGTTTATTTTCTATAAAATTATATGTATAACTAAAGGCATTACTTAATTCTTTTTGTTCTTGCTTGCGTGTATTATCTAAAATCCAAGTTCGAAATTTTGTGTATTTGTTCACTTTATTTTTCGATTCTTGATTCATTTCATAATAGTCTTTGTCGTCTCTCCTATGTTTTTCTATATTTTCGATCTCTAGTAGGATCCTTTCTTTTTCCGTATCAAGTGCGTATATTAATACATCGAATATATTTTTTTCTTTAGAAGTTAAAATAGATTTTAGTGGATTAGTGGGAGTAATGTTTATAGGTGTTTTATCAGATTCATTATTAAGTTTATCTAGATTTTTATCTTCATTGCGACCATATAAAAATAACGTGATAAAAAGCATTAGAATATTTATATTTTTATTCATATGATATTCTCCTTTATTTTCAATAATACATTATATTTTTCTTTGGATATATACTTGTAAGCTTTTTTCGTTGATTTTGTAAAATTATTATTTTGTTATAGAGTTTATGTTAAGCTGAATTGATTTTTGTTAATTTAGAAGGTTGAAGAGATATGAATAAAGTAAAGAAATCATTTGATGATTATATTGTGTATTTTAATGGAGGAAAGCTTAGTGATGCACAAATTAGTAAAGAGATGGGTGTAAATCGTGCTAATGTATGTAAAATGAGGCGTAGATGGGAGTCTAGAGAAAGCAATAATTTAGAAGAACATCCAAAAGTAACAATTAGTGAAGAAACTCTAAATAATGTGTTAATTTGTGCATCAGAGCATAATGCACAATCAGGTAGTATTAGAAGCCAGCTTCATATGTCTAGAAATAGATTGGGATTAGAATTTATTGCTTCATTTAATAGTTATTTAGATTTGGAATTTAAATCATACAATAACGAAATAAAGGTATTAGAGAGCAAAATTGAAAGACTGAGAGAAGGAATTGATAATGAAGACGAGCAAGATCTTAATAATAATCTATGTGAACTTGACGAAGTTAAACGAGCAAAAGAACTTAAAAAAATGGAGTTGTATTATCAAGCTATGCTTAAATTAAAAGCAACTGATTTTGAATCACAAGTTAAATTTAAAATTTAAAGGATTATTTTATGAATATATATGATCTACCTCTTTTTAAGTCTATGCAAAGGGAATATAAGCGTAAATTTGGGATTGATATTGCGTTTTTTATTAAACCAAAACCAGTAGTTGTTGATTTTAAAAGTTTTGAAAATAAGTTGTTGACTAAAAAACAACGTAAAGTGTTACGTGATATTGAAAAGAATAATCAAAACGAAGTTATTTTATCAGGTGGGATTGCAGGTGGTAAAACATTTTTGGCTTGTTATTTATTCTTAAAAACTTTACTTAAAAAATAGGCATTTTTATGGTAAATATATCAATAATTTTATATTAGGCAACTCACAGAAAGCATTAGAAATTAATGTTACAGGTCAATTTGAAAAGCTTACTAATATGCTTAAAATACCTTTTGTTCCCAAATATTCAAATACGTCATATTTTGAAATCAATTCTTTAAGAATTAATTTATATGGTAGTGATAAAGTAAGGTTATATATAATTTTATAACATATGATAATGAGACAATTTCAAAGGAATTTATAAAGACCCAAGAAGAAATTTATAAAGACTTTCCAACATATAAAACCAGTGTACTACTAGGAAAATGGGTTGCAAATAATGATGCTATATTTAGCAATATTAATCTTATTAAAGACTATGAATTTAAAAGTCCTATAGCTTATTTAGATCCTGCATATAGTAGTGGTGGATATAATACTGCTCTTTGTGTTTTAGAGAAGGTGTCGGATAAGTATTATGCATTTATATTTCAAGATCAAAAACCAGCTGTTGGTCCATATGTTATGAATACAATAAAGGTAATAATGGGGAATTTAATGTTAATACTCTTTATATTGAAGATAGAGATGATATTAAAGGATTTGGGGCTTTGACACGTGAATATGTTAGACTTCGAGACAATATGGAAAATTACTTTAGAATTGCACCAACAAGACCCAAAACAAATAAACACGCAAGGATTGTTTCTTTATTAACACCATTTACTTATAACAAGATGCATTTATTAGATTATAGTAGTCGTTCTGTATTTCGTGATATTTATTCATATAATGGAGATGGTAAAAGTCATGATGATGCTCTTGATGCATTATCAGCTTCATATTTAATTATGTCTTTAAATTATCGTGATAGAAGTCGACATTTTACTAAATTTACTTTCATTTAGCTTATAAATTATTGTATAATAATTATATAAGGAGATTCTTTATGGAGTATATGCAAATGTAACCTGTAATTACTAGGCAGATGGTATTAAATGAGCTTGTAAAAGCGGGTATTAATAGAGAGATTGCAGACGATTTATCTTATAGATATTATAAAAATGAGCTTACTACTAAAGATCTTCAATATTTAGAAAGTAATTTTAACCTTAAACTGGAAATATTAGAGCGTGGTTTAAAGGCTGATATTAAAGAACTTGATAACAAAATCGACAAAGTAAGGGACGAATTAAAGTCAGATATTTCTCTTGTAAGAAAAGATATGGAAGTGAACAAAATGGAACTTGATACTAAGATAGATAAATTTTCATCAGAGGTTAAAGGAACATTAAAATTACATGCTTGGATGTTTGGAACCATTATTACCATTAATGTAGGAATATTTCTAGCATTAATATCTATGCTATATGCATTGTTTATAAAGTAGATTTAAATAAGTAAATATTTCTTTTATGTAAAGAATAAGTTTAATTTTTTTTTGCAATTTTTTATAATTATTTATTGTATATTGAATAAGGTTGATAGGTTGGGGGTAAAATGAAACACAATTCTAAAATCAATTCTTATGAATTATACAAACATTCAATATTTTTCAGGAATTATATAAATAATGATGCAGAAGACGTCCTGCACAATGGAATCACCTTAGAGATTGTTTATAGTACTGATTTGAAAAGAGATAAATAAGGTATTGGGAGAGATTAAGGAAGGATAAGGAGTTGGAGCTAAGGATAATTAATATCTGAATTAATATGTTTATATTGGAATATAGTTTAACTAATGATAAAAAGAAAAGTATTAGTAAAGGGAGCAATAAAGCTCTCTTTTTTTATTTGCAGTATTGTATGTGTTATATAAGTCATATTTTTTTGCTTTTAATTCTTAATAAATAAGCTAGTAAGAAAACTAAAAAGAAAGAAAAAATAAGGAGGGGAAGAAAATGAAGAGAGAAGTAAAAGAAGGAGAAATAAAAGGGAAGAGAGGAATAGAGAGAGTGAGATAGAGAAAAAAGTAGAGGGGAAAATAAGAGTAATAATAATGATGGTGATGATGGGATGTAATAGTGGAGGAGGAATAAAGGAAGGAGGAGAAGAGGGACAAGTAAAGAAGGGAGATGGGAGTGTAATAGATTTAAAGGGAGTAAGTAAAAGGATAAAGGATGCGGTGGAGTTTGCAGGGAAAGTAAAGGAAGTGCATGTTTTAGTTAAGTCGGTTGATGAGTTGGCTAAAGCTATAGGCAAAAAGATTGATGCTAATGGTAGTCTTGCTGATGAAGCTGGTCAAAATGG is part of the Borrelia duttonii Ly genome and harbors:
- the bdr gene encoding Bdr family repetitive protein translates to MVLNELVKAGINREIADDLSYRYYKNELTTKDLQYLESNFNLKLEILERGLKADIKELDNKIDKVRDELKSDISLVRKDMEVNKMELDTKIDKFSSEVKGTLKLHAWMFGTIITINVGIFLALISMLYALFIK
- a CDS encoding Mlp family lipoprotein, whose product is MNKLNILFLIIILFLNNCKQSSSNTKNEEDKHKKDLTEEQLKEKQKNQETLLKEKLSDDQKKALEFFKEALNNESTFNEFLKIDISKIKPILDHIHNEITPCANDKAEAKNTFKTTINQYFNNQIDNDKLNKFQDLVKSMCNI
- a CDS encoding DUF603 domain-containing protein, with protein sequence MNKVKKSFDDYIVYFNGGKLSDAQISKEMGVNRANVCKMRRRWESRESNNLEEHPKVTISEETLNNVLICASEHNAQSGSIRSQLHMSRNRLGLEFIASFNSYLDLEFKSYNNEIKVLESKIERLREGIDNEDEQDLNNNLCELDEVKRAKELKKMELYYQAMLKLKATDFESQVKFKI
- a CDS encoding DUF244 domain-containing protein → MGLGDNLVGATIDGWFVNNQGEAELLEIKCSDSNYLTSAITEYNQTGNFLDSKYFFKYYVQAQVQLACTGLSKCNLFFLIGDEPINCVIERNNGVIGIVMIYIAALDMEVGRICNIIKNDKSIDLANIDIENLTNHIKLLLQDSKYYSDLSELNYKYEFISFINIVTLNIGEEERELLGKHLVDIQSKQTEIDRKDKEHAKELYALTKQDKDVLKDIFSKLSMEFSLTDNIVYRLGKSVFALNSGKRAIKDRFKLITDHYDYYDINDISSRRKFSISNPVSSTPYAI